One genomic window of Elusimicrobiaceae bacterium includes the following:
- the acpP gene encoding acyl carrier protein encodes MAENIEERVKNIIVEQLGVDAAEVTPNAQFVNDLGADSLDTVELIMALEEEFDIEIPDDKAEKIKTVGEALDYIKQAVG; translated from the coding sequence ATGGCTGAGAATATCGAAGAACGGGTAAAAAACATCATCGTGGAACAGCTCGGAGTTGATGCCGCTGAAGTTACGCCGAACGCGCAGTTCGTGAACGATCTGGGCGCGGATTCGCTCGATACGGTGGAACTGATCATGGCGCTCGAAGAAGAATTCGACATTGAAATTCCCGACGACAAGGCCGAAAAAATCAAAACCGTAGGGGAAGCGCTCGACTATATCAAACAGGCCGTAGGTTAA
- a CDS encoding electron transfer flavoprotein subunit beta/FixA family protein produces the protein MHILACVKQTPVSDSVKVDMETGCLVRTGIEAAMNPFDEFALEEAVRTKEKLPGSSVSSLTMGPPQAEAVLRDSVARGGDSCYHLCDAALAGSDTWATSYALAQAIKHISKTAGEIRLVLCGKQTNDSDTGHIGPQLATWLDWPNAAFVRRIAAVTETSVTVERLMEDGTDVLELPLPAVISVIKEINTPRIASLKGRLAAKKAVISKLSAAEIGCDNARLGREGSPMSVVRTFTPSVKMESVTIPGDTPAEKAENLFAALKAKQLI, from the coding sequence ATGCATATACTCGCCTGCGTAAAACAAACGCCAGTATCGGATTCGGTTAAAGTGGATATGGAAACCGGCTGCCTTGTCCGCACCGGGATCGAAGCGGCCATGAATCCGTTTGATGAGTTTGCGCTGGAAGAGGCGGTTCGCACAAAAGAAAAACTGCCGGGTTCTTCCGTCAGTTCCCTGACGATGGGCCCGCCGCAGGCGGAAGCAGTGCTGCGCGACAGCGTGGCGCGCGGCGGCGACAGCTGCTATCACCTGTGCGATGCGGCGCTCGCCGGATCCGACACCTGGGCCACCAGCTACGCGCTCGCGCAGGCCATAAAACATATTTCAAAAACGGCGGGCGAAATCAGGCTGGTGCTGTGCGGGAAACAGACCAACGATTCAGACACAGGCCACATCGGCCCCCAGCTCGCCACCTGGCTGGACTGGCCGAACGCGGCGTTCGTGCGCAGGATCGCCGCAGTCACGGAAACCTCGGTTACGGTAGAGCGGCTTATGGAAGACGGGACCGACGTGCTTGAGCTGCCTCTGCCGGCGGTAATAAGCGTAATAAAGGAAATAAACACGCCGCGCATAGCGTCGCTTAAAGGGCGGCTGGCGGCGAAAAAAGCCGTCATCAGCAAACTTTCCGCGGCGGAGATCGGATGCGATAACGCCCGGCTCGGCAGGGAAGGCTCTCCGATGTCGGTGGTGCGTACGTTCACGCCGTCCGTGAAAATGGAAAGCGTGACCATTCCAGGCGACACGCCGGCAGAAAAAGCCGAAAATCTTTTCGCCGCGCTCAAAGCGAAACAGCTTATTTAA
- a CDS encoding electron transfer flavoprotein subunit alpha/FixB family protein, with translation MRIDETTRGNYAGVWIYAEVLHGALAPTALELLNGGRALADAVKAPLCAVLLGHNVARFSQTLVEHGADRVYIVDAPALENFVDGVHAKTLAALVREHKPDKVIIPASTIGRSLAAKAAIELETGLTADATDIAIDSATGLMHATRPTFGGNLMATIACRNHRPEMVSLRPLTYEPAKRQPGRTGELVNFPFRPDNFTSKAVFKEFIAELSEELDIGGAEVIVSGGRGLGDTKGFELLRQLASAMGGAVGASRAAVDSGWISFRHQVGLTGRTVKPKLYIAAGISGQVQHLAGMRSSGTVVAINKDPEAPIMKHAHYALTGDLYEIIPAMIERFKRA, from the coding sequence ATGAGAATAGACGAAACCACTCGCGGAAACTATGCAGGCGTATGGATTTACGCCGAGGTGCTGCACGGCGCGCTGGCCCCGACCGCGCTGGAACTGCTTAATGGCGGGCGCGCGCTGGCGGATGCGGTTAAAGCGCCGCTTTGCGCGGTGCTGCTGGGCCATAACGTCGCGCGGTTTTCGCAAACGCTTGTCGAACATGGCGCGGACCGGGTGTATATCGTTGACGCGCCCGCGCTGGAAAATTTTGTGGACGGCGTGCACGCTAAAACGCTCGCCGCGCTGGTGCGCGAGCACAAGCCGGACAAGGTGATCATACCGGCAAGCACGATAGGCCGCTCGCTCGCCGCCAAAGCCGCGATAGAACTGGAAACCGGACTCACCGCCGACGCCACCGATATCGCGATAGACTCCGCGACAGGACTCATGCACGCAACACGCCCCACTTTCGGGGGCAATCTCATGGCCACTATCGCATGCCGGAATCACCGGCCGGAAATGGTGAGCCTGCGTCCGCTTACATACGAACCGGCAAAACGCCAGCCGGGCCGCACGGGCGAGCTTGTGAATTTTCCGTTCCGGCCGGACAACTTCACTTCAAAAGCCGTATTCAAGGAATTCATCGCCGAGCTGTCGGAAGAACTTGACATAGGCGGAGCGGAAGTGATTGTGTCAGGCGGCAGAGGGCTCGGCGATACGAAAGGTTTTGAACTGCTCAGGCAGCTGGCCTCGGCGATGGGCGGAGCGGTAGGCGCGTCGCGCGCGGCGGTGGATTCAGGCTGGATTTCATTCCGGCATCAGGTGGGCCTTACCGGCCGCACGGTAAAACCGAAACTGTATATTGCGGCGGGTATTTCCGGACAGGTGCAGCATCTCGCAGGGATGCGGTCGTCAGGCACTGTCGTGGCCATAAACAAAGATCCCGAAGCGCCGATAATGAAACACGCGCATTACGCGCTCACCGGCGACCTGTATGAAATAATTCCCGCCATGATTGAACGTTTCAAACGCGCCTGA
- a CDS encoding acyl-CoA dehydrogenase family protein, producing MEYMELTETQSAVVELAHEIAEKKIRPVRAHYDRVQEMPWEIVAEFRKADLYGLNIHSSYGGMGGGITELTLAVEELSRACGGIALALAASALGAMPILLMASPEQRRRWLPDIASGRKLCAFALTEAEAGSDATALKTTAVSDGDDYIVNGSKHFISGGEVSDFYTVAVSTNPARGARGISLLVIEKGAPGFTFGKKEDKMGIRANPTYELVFDNVRVPKSNLLGSEGRGLLIVQETLDYSRPGVAAQALGIAQGALDETVPYLRTRTQFGHSVSSFQAISHRLADLACKVEAGRALVRQLSHAMDREFVPAFENAVANETSLHDELKKLQARRWTKQASIAKLFCSETAMEVANECVCLCGGIGYMADFPVEKFMRDAKITQIYEGTNHIQRNEIAAALIKEYAA from the coding sequence ATGGAGTACATGGAACTTACGGAAACCCAGTCAGCGGTTGTCGAGCTGGCTCATGAAATAGCGGAAAAAAAGATCAGGCCCGTGCGCGCGCATTATGACCGCGTTCAGGAAATGCCCTGGGAAATCGTAGCGGAATTCCGCAAAGCCGATTTATACGGGCTGAACATCCATTCATCCTACGGCGGCATGGGCGGGGGGATTACGGAGCTTACGCTCGCGGTGGAAGAACTTTCACGCGCGTGCGGCGGCATAGCGCTGGCGCTGGCGGCGAGCGCGCTGGGCGCCATGCCTATTCTGCTGATGGCCTCGCCGGAACAGCGCAGGCGCTGGCTGCCCGACATCGCGTCCGGCAGGAAACTGTGCGCGTTCGCCCTTACGGAAGCCGAAGCCGGCAGCGACGCAACGGCCCTTAAAACCACCGCCGTATCCGACGGGGACGATTATATCGTCAATGGTTCGAAACACTTTATTTCGGGCGGCGAGGTTTCCGATTTTTACACCGTTGCTGTGTCCACCAACCCCGCGCGCGGCGCGCGCGGAATAAGCCTGCTGGTTATCGAGAAAGGCGCGCCGGGCTTTACGTTCGGGAAAAAAGAGGACAAGATGGGCATCCGCGCCAATCCCACCTACGAACTGGTGTTTGACAACGTGCGCGTGCCCAAGTCCAATCTGCTGGGTTCCGAGGGGCGCGGGCTGCTGATAGTGCAGGAAACGCTCGACTACTCCCGCCCGGGCGTGGCCGCGCAGGCGCTTGGGATCGCGCAGGGCGCGCTTGACGAAACGGTGCCATACCTGAGAACACGCACCCAGTTCGGACACTCCGTGTCGTCATTTCAGGCGATTTCGCACAGGCTGGCCGATCTGGCCTGCAAAGTGGAAGCGGGCCGCGCGCTGGTGCGCCAGCTGTCGCATGCCATGGACCGGGAATTCGTGCCCGCGTTCGAAAACGCCGTCGCGAACGAGACCTCCCTGCACGACGAGCTGAAAAAACTGCAGGCCCGCCGCTGGACCAAACAGGCCAGCATCGCCAAGCTGTTCTGCTCGGAAACGGCGATGGAAGTGGCGAACGAATGCGTGTGTCTGTGCGGAGGGATCGGCTATATGGCGGATTTCCCGGTGGAAAAATTCATGCGCGACGCGAAGATCACGCAGATCTACGAAGGCACCAACCACATCCAGCGCAACGAGATAGCCGCCGCGCTGATCAAAGAATACGCCGCCTAG
- the rnc gene encoding ribonuclease III encodes MRLEDVIGYQFKNPDILNEALTHSSYASEHKMKACNERLEFLGDAVAGLITAHYLYHTEQDCSEGKLAKLKGKLVSRRFFAIWAREVGLGNALSLGQGELGTGGRDRDSILSNAMEAVLGAVFLDGGYKAAEQILNNRLSQQPLEGLDADYKSALQETVQKKYKVPPDYELLSTMGPEHNKVFTVEVRMKKRVLGRGRGKNKKQAEQDAAKAALENLGQEQPLPGQD; translated from the coding sequence ATGCGGTTAGAGGATGTAATCGGGTACCAGTTCAAAAACCCGGACATTTTAAATGAAGCCCTGACGCATAGCTCATACGCCTCGGAACACAAAATGAAAGCCTGCAACGAAAGGCTGGAGTTTCTGGGCGACGCTGTGGCAGGGCTTATTACCGCTCATTATCTGTACCATACGGAACAGGATTGCAGCGAAGGCAAACTCGCCAAGCTGAAAGGAAAACTGGTCTCGCGCAGATTCTTCGCGATCTGGGCGCGGGAAGTCGGGCTGGGTAATGCCTTGTCGTTAGGGCAGGGCGAGCTGGGCACCGGCGGGCGCGACCGCGACAGCATCCTTTCCAACGCCATGGAAGCAGTGCTTGGCGCGGTATTTCTGGACGGCGGATACAAAGCGGCTGAACAGATCTTGAACAACAGATTATCCCAGCAGCCGCTGGAAGGACTGGACGCCGACTACAAGAGCGCGCTTCAGGAAACGGTTCAGAAAAAATACAAGGTTCCGCCCGACTACGAACTGCTCTCCACGATGGGCCCTGAACACAACAAGGTTTTCACCGTTGAAGTGCGGATGAAAAAGCGCGTGCTGGGGCGGGGCCGCGGAAAAAACAAGAAACAGGCGGAACAGGACGCGGCGAAAGCGGCGCTTGAAAATCTCGGTCAGGAACAACCCCTTCCGGGCCAGGATTGA
- the fabG gene encoding 3-oxoacyl-[acyl-carrier-protein] reductase — protein sequence MKLFEGKISAVTGGSRGIGFAIAEKLAEQGSGIALCATGLERAEAAAADLAQRFGVKTLGLQADVARAADCEAFAANTIAGLGVPDILVNNAGITRDTLTMRMSESDWDAVLDTNLKGAFLITKAFSKAMLKKRGGRIINISSVVGQTGNAGQPNYSAAKGGLIALTKAHAREFASRGICVNSVAPGFVETDMTAQFAEELRTRILESIPLGRAATSRDIAQAVLFLAGEGGSYITGQVINVNGGMFM from the coding sequence ATGAAATTATTTGAAGGAAAGATATCAGCCGTTACTGGCGGCAGCCGGGGCATCGGTTTTGCAATAGCCGAAAAACTGGCCGAGCAGGGCTCCGGTATCGCGCTGTGCGCGACCGGGCTGGAGCGCGCGGAAGCCGCCGCGGCGGATCTCGCGCAGCGGTTCGGAGTGAAGACGCTGGGCCTGCAGGCCGACGTGGCCCGCGCCGCCGACTGCGAAGCCTTCGCGGCAAATACGATCGCTGGGCTGGGCGTGCCGGATATTCTGGTCAATAACGCCGGCATAACGCGCGACACGCTGACGATGCGGATGAGCGAGTCCGACTGGGACGCGGTATTGGACACCAATTTAAAAGGCGCGTTTTTAATCACGAAAGCGTTTTCAAAAGCGATGCTGAAAAAGCGGGGCGGCCGGATCATAAACATTTCGTCGGTGGTGGGGCAGACGGGCAACGCCGGCCAGCCGAATTATTCCGCAGCGAAAGGCGGGCTGATCGCGCTGACGAAAGCGCACGCGCGGGAATTCGCCTCGCGCGGCATCTGTGTCAACTCGGTCGCGCCGGGTTTTGTGGAAACCGACATGACCGCGCAGTTCGCAGAGGAACTCAGAACCAGAATTCTTGAGTCCATCCCGCTGGGCCGGGCGGCCACAAGCCGCGACATCGCGCAGGCGGTGCTGTTTCTGGCGGGCGAGGGGGGTTCCTATATAACAGGGCAGGTTATAAACGTCAACGGCGGAATGTTCATGTAA